A genomic stretch from Solanum stenotomum isolate F172 chromosome 8, ASM1918654v1, whole genome shotgun sequence includes:
- the LOC125873929 gene encoding secreted RxLR effector protein 161-like produces the protein MCVRFQAAPKKSHLKAAKRILRYLKGTQDLVLFYPTGDSFDLIGYADADYAGFLVDRKSTLGMAHFLGSTLISWRTKKQNTVALSTAEAEYMVVASCCAQLLWIKQQLEDFGVLTDTIHLICDNTSAMNMAKNPV, from the coding sequence ATGTGTGTAAGGTTTCAAGCAGCACCAAAGAAGTCTCACCTGAAGGCAGCCAAACGTATCCTGAGATACCTTAAGGGAACTCAGGACCTAGTCCTTTTCTACCCTAccggtgactcttttgatcttATAGGTTATGCTGATGCTGATTATGCAGGTTTTCTGGTGGATAGAAAAAGCACATTAGGCATGGCACACTTCTTAGGATCAACCTTGATTTCATGGAGAACAAAGAAGCAGAACACCGTGGCACTTTCTACTGCAGAGGCAGAGTATATGGTTGTTGCATCATGTTGTGCACAACTACTGTGGATTAAGCAGCAACTGGAAGACTTTGGTGTACTCACAGATACTATTCATCTCATTTGTGATAACACCAGTGCCATGAACATGGCTAAAAATCCTGTCTAG